In Streptomyces sp. RFCAC02, the following proteins share a genomic window:
- a CDS encoding MFS transporter produces MQHTSGPRAGRKEWTALVVLMLPLLLVSMDVSVLYFTIPAISSDLGPTATQQLWILDVYGFVLAGLLITMGTLGDRIGRRALLLGGAAVFGAASLAAAYAHSPGALIAARALLGVGGAALMPSTLALIRNLFRDERQRGKAVTLWTAVMTSGISLGPVISGLLLEHFWWGSVFVINLPAMVLLLVLVPFLVPEFKPSGPGRFDLLSAVLSLAALLPVIHGVKTMAQDGFEAAPALTVVAGLAVGALFVRRQRRLDHPMIDLSLLGRRTFGGPLLANLLAMFATVGMAVYLTQYLQSVLGMDPFEAALWSLVPAAGVSVTAPVAAALAQRVDRAYVMGGGFLVSATGFFALTFVHADSALWYVLVCAALYAGGLVAAMTLANELALGAAPPERAGSAAAVLESGHELGGALGMALLGSIGAAVYGRDMADAVPAGVPDADAVRETLGGAMAVTARLPEATADTVLSAARDAFSHGMGVAAIGATAVMAGSALFSFLLLRGAGTAPEHPAGTAEPDHATAGV; encoded by the coding sequence ATGCAGCACACATCAGGCCCCCGTGCGGGCCGCAAGGAGTGGACGGCCCTCGTCGTCCTGATGCTCCCCCTGCTCCTGGTCTCGATGGACGTCTCGGTCCTCTACTTCACGATCCCCGCCATCAGCAGCGACCTCGGCCCCACCGCCACACAGCAGTTGTGGATCCTCGACGTCTACGGCTTCGTCCTCGCCGGGCTGCTCATCACCATGGGAACGCTCGGCGACCGGATCGGCCGGCGTGCCCTGCTCCTCGGGGGCGCCGCGGTCTTCGGCGCGGCATCGCTGGCCGCCGCGTACGCGCACTCGCCGGGGGCGCTCATCGCCGCCCGCGCGCTGCTCGGCGTGGGCGGCGCGGCCCTCATGCCGTCGACACTCGCCCTGATACGCAACCTCTTCCGCGACGAGCGGCAGCGCGGGAAGGCGGTCACCCTGTGGACGGCCGTCATGACGTCGGGCATCTCGCTCGGCCCCGTGATCAGCGGACTGCTGCTCGAACACTTCTGGTGGGGCTCGGTCTTCGTGATCAACCTCCCCGCGATGGTCCTGCTGCTCGTGCTGGTGCCGTTCCTGGTGCCGGAGTTCAAGCCGTCGGGACCCGGCCGGTTCGACCTGCTGAGCGCGGTGCTGTCGCTCGCGGCCCTCCTCCCGGTCATCCACGGCGTCAAGACGATGGCCCAGGACGGGTTCGAAGCCGCCCCCGCCCTGACCGTCGTCGCCGGCCTGGCGGTCGGCGCCCTCTTCGTCCGCCGGCAGCGGCGTCTCGACCACCCGATGATCGACCTGTCCCTGCTGGGGCGGCGCACCTTCGGCGGGCCGCTGCTGGCGAACCTGCTGGCCATGTTCGCCACGGTCGGCATGGCGGTCTACCTGACGCAGTACCTCCAATCCGTCCTCGGCATGGACCCGTTCGAGGCCGCGCTGTGGAGTCTGGTCCCGGCCGCCGGTGTGTCCGTGACGGCTCCGGTGGCCGCGGCGCTGGCGCAGCGCGTCGACCGCGCGTACGTCATGGGCGGCGGCTTCCTCGTCTCCGCCACCGGGTTCTTCGCGCTGACCTTCGTCCACGCCGATTCGGCGCTCTGGTACGTCCTCGTCTGCGCCGCCCTGTACGCGGGCGGCCTGGTCGCGGCCATGACGCTCGCCAACGAACTCGCGCTCGGCGCCGCCCCGCCGGAGCGCGCGGGGTCGGCCGCCGCCGTGCTCGAATCGGGCCACGAACTCGGCGGGGCACTGGGCATGGCGCTGCTCGGGTCCATCGGCGCCGCCGTCTACGGCCGGGACATGGCCGACGCGGTGCCGGCCGGCGTACCGGACGCCGACGCGGTCCGGGAGACCCTGGGCGGGGCGATGGCGGTCACGGCCCGCCTGCCGGAGGCCACGGCGGACACCGTGCTGAGCGCCGCCCGCGACGCCTTCAGCCACGGCATGGGTGTCGCCGCGATCGGCGCGACCGCGGTCATGGCCGGCTCGGCCCTCTTCTCGTTCCTCCTCCTGCGGGGCGCGGGCACCGCGCCGGAGCACCCGGCCGGGACGGCGGAACCCGACCACGCCACCGCCGGGGTCTGA
- the rpmG gene encoding 50S ribosomal protein L33: MARNDIRPVIKLRSTAGTGYTYVTRKNRRNNPDRLELRKYDPVARRHVLFREER, encoded by the coding sequence ATGGCGAGAAACGACATCCGTCCGGTCATCAAGCTGCGCTCGACCGCCGGCACCGGCTACACGTATGTGACCCGCAAGAACCGCAGGAACAACCCAGACCGTCTGGAACTGCGGAAGTACGACCCGGTGGCCCGCCGGCACGTGCTCTTCCGCGAGGAGCGCTGA
- a CDS encoding ferric reductase-like transmembrane domain-containing protein, which translates to MASQDGRRRRRVRFDARGLRADLRAAVPDASMALLATALIYWLLRTRVENGTSATVQVMPMLADADAFWMYWMCQAFGWSALLWSYITVVLGLLRSGPRPRRSWLPAARVERWHRTTSLTTMGLMFMHALFFFADQLRTNQQQWAFGRSLWTAFVDVFVPGGYATGTGRIAILIGLLALYLSVPLGLAFYMRHTTGPRMWRALHRSVIVVYVLSVWHTLLYGTNVWYDGAFRTLVWALQMPVAALFLLRLLLPARPGERLRPRGRTLSLTARVAGRIAAAATVLGLFAVVLSGVDGGRDPDATGPSPGLWPDRWVIWLGLLVFTLALVAVAYRRRPTAVRPPRNSGARAANGGG; encoded by the coding sequence ATGGCCTCCCAGGACGGCAGGCGGAGGAGACGCGTCCGCTTCGACGCGCGCGGGCTCCGCGCCGACCTGCGGGCGGCCGTACCTGACGCGTCGATGGCGCTCCTGGCCACGGCGCTGATCTACTGGCTGCTCCGCACCCGGGTGGAGAACGGCACGTCGGCGACGGTGCAGGTGATGCCGATGCTGGCGGACGCCGACGCGTTCTGGATGTACTGGATGTGCCAGGCGTTCGGCTGGTCCGCGCTGCTGTGGTCGTACATCACCGTGGTCCTGGGGCTGCTGCGCTCCGGACCGCGGCCCCGCCGGTCGTGGTTGCCGGCCGCGCGGGTGGAGAGGTGGCACCGGACGACCAGCCTCACCACCATGGGCCTGATGTTCATGCACGCGCTGTTCTTCTTCGCGGACCAGTTGCGTACCAACCAGCAGCAGTGGGCCTTCGGCAGGAGCCTGTGGACCGCCTTCGTGGACGTCTTCGTGCCCGGCGGATACGCCACGGGGACGGGCCGGATCGCGATCCTCATCGGCCTGCTCGCCCTCTACCTCTCCGTCCCGCTCGGCCTGGCGTTCTACATGCGGCACACCACCGGCCCCCGGATGTGGCGGGCACTGCACCGCTCGGTGATCGTTGTCTACGTGCTGAGCGTGTGGCACACCCTCCTGTACGGAACCAACGTCTGGTACGACGGGGCGTTCCGCACGCTGGTCTGGGCGCTGCAGATGCCCGTCGCCGCGCTCTTCCTGCTCCGCCTGCTGCTGCCAGCGCGTCCGGGCGAGCGGCTGCGCCCGCGGGGCCGCACGCTGTCCCTGACGGCACGGGTGGCCGGGCGGATCGCCGCCGCGGCCACCGTGCTGGGCCTGTTCGCCGTCGTCCTGAGCGGTGTCGACGGCGGTCGGGACCCCGACGCGACGGGGCCGTCCCCGGGCCTGTGGCCCGACCGGTGGGTCATCTGGCTCGGCCTGCTCGTGTTCACGCTCGCCCTCGTCGCCGTGGCGTACCGGCGCCGCCCGACGGCCGTACGACCGCCCCGGAACAGCGGTGCCCGAGCAGCGAACGGCGGCGGGTGA
- a CDS encoding class I SAM-dependent methyltransferase: MGADPYASSAPYIDPLIAGFWYGIAPALVDELRTLRADIGPVVDIGAGSGRGVRVIHDALPDAPVLAVEPSVPMRAALLARLADDPLLGDRVTVTASDALDCPLPDRMRAAVCMNMLGHLAPDERRSFWRRLARRLAPGERSSSTTRPRRPRARCGSPRGRPSVSGRRSTGAGRRPNPRASGASCGA; this comes from the coding sequence ATGGGCGCCGACCCGTACGCGTCGAGCGCGCCCTACATCGACCCGCTGATAGCGGGCTTCTGGTACGGCATCGCACCGGCCCTGGTGGACGAACTGCGGACGCTGCGCGCGGACATCGGGCCGGTCGTCGACATCGGCGCCGGTTCGGGGCGCGGCGTGCGCGTGATCCACGACGCCCTGCCGGACGCCCCCGTCCTGGCCGTGGAGCCCTCCGTGCCGATGCGGGCCGCGCTCCTCGCGCGGCTGGCCGACGACCCCCTGCTGGGCGACCGCGTGACCGTGACGGCCTCGGACGCCCTGGACTGCCCGCTTCCCGACCGGATGCGGGCTGCCGTGTGCATGAACATGCTCGGTCATCTGGCGCCGGACGAGCGGCGGTCGTTCTGGAGACGGCTGGCGCGGCGCCTCGCCCCCGGGGAGCGATCTTCGTCAACAACCCGCCCCCGACGACCCCGCGCGCGGTGCGGCTCACCGAGGGGCCGTCCTTCCGTGTCGGGGAGACGGAGTACCGGAGCCGGTCGGAGGCCGAACCCTCGGGCGAGCGGCGCGTCGTGTGGCGCATGA
- the rpsR gene encoding 30S ribosomal protein S18, giving the protein MPKRPSRTGRPPRPRPNPLIAAGITVIDYKDTDLLRKFISDRGKIRSRRVTRLTVQQQRQMATAIKNARDMALLPYPR; this is encoded by the coding sequence ATGCCGAAGCGTCCCTCCCGCACCGGCAGGCCCCCGCGGCCCCGCCCGAACCCGCTGATCGCGGCGGGCATCACCGTCATCGACTACAAGGACACCGACCTGCTGCGGAAGTTCATCTCCGACCGGGGCAAGATCCGCAGCCGGCGCGTCACCCGTCTGACCGTCCAGCAGCAGCGGCAGATGGCCACGGCGATCAAGAACGCCCGGGACATGGCCCTGCTCCCCTACCCGCGGTGA
- a CDS encoding TetR/AcrR family transcriptional regulator C-terminal domain-containing protein has protein sequence MADEPPYLRIAGRIRRRIESGDLAPGDRVPSTRDITAQWGVAMATATKVLTTLRQEGLVHAVRGVGTVVTEPRRERHVPAGRGLTRERIVRTSIALADTEGFAALSMRRVAAEFGVSTMALYRHVPNRGELIRLMSETVFSDGPPGPEPAGWRERLAAECRWLWTRYERHPWLAGVMATFTRPMASPHAMRYTERVLNALSGLGLTAPQMLHVHLSLFGFVQGVAMAAESESRAWQDTGMTADEWLAANEARAAAVQSTGDYPTLGALFELDEYTLDLTSLFEFGLDRMLDGVAALVERSGGGASRRT, from the coding sequence ATGGCCGACGAACCGCCCTACCTCCGTATCGCCGGACGCATCCGCCGCCGCATCGAGTCCGGCGACCTCGCCCCCGGCGACCGGGTGCCGTCGACCCGGGACATCACCGCGCAGTGGGGCGTCGCGATGGCGACCGCCACGAAGGTCCTCACCACCCTGCGCCAGGAGGGGCTGGTCCACGCCGTCCGGGGCGTCGGCACGGTCGTCACCGAGCCCCGGCGCGAACGCCATGTGCCGGCCGGCCGGGGCCTCACCCGGGAGCGGATCGTCCGGACCTCGATCGCGCTGGCCGACACCGAGGGGTTCGCCGCCCTCTCCATGCGCCGCGTGGCCGCCGAGTTCGGCGTCTCCACCATGGCCCTGTACCGGCACGTGCCGAACCGGGGCGAACTGATCCGCCTGATGTCGGAGACGGTCTTCAGCGACGGGCCGCCGGGGCCCGAGCCGGCCGGCTGGCGCGAGCGCCTGGCGGCGGAGTGCCGCTGGCTGTGGACACGGTACGAGCGCCACCCCTGGCTGGCCGGCGTGATGGCCACGTTCACCCGGCCGATGGCGTCCCCCCACGCGATGCGGTACACCGAGCGGGTCCTGAACGCCCTGAGCGGCCTCGGGCTCACCGCTCCCCAGATGCTGCACGTCCACCTGTCCCTCTTCGGCTTCGTCCAGGGCGTCGCGATGGCCGCGGAGTCGGAGTCGCGGGCGTGGCAGGACACCGGCATGACCGCCGACGAGTGGCTGGCGGCGAACGAGGCGCGGGCGGCCGCGGTCCAGTCCACGGGGGACTACCCCACGCTGGGGGCGCTCTTCGAACTGGACGAGTACACGCTCGACCTCACGTCGCTCTTCGAGTTCGGGCTCGACCGGATGCTGGACGGCGTCGCGGCACTCGTCGAGCGGTCCGGCGGCGGCGCGTCACGGCGGACATGA
- a CDS encoding MFS transporter, protein MDATPQPARCPPTLAQGHPVPARRARIIGLRGAVTALAVVLGPLLGGLLTDTFGRPAVFLVNLPLGAVVLLPTPDPRPIPPA, encoded by the coding sequence GTGGACGCCACCCCGCAGCCGGCCCGATGTCCACCCACGCTCGCCCAGGGGCACCCCGTCCCGGCCCGTCGCGCACGGATCATCGGCCTGCGGGGCGCGGTGACCGCACTGGCCGTGGTCCTCGGCCCACTGCTCGGCGGCCTCCTGACCGACACCTTCGGCCGGCCCGCCGTCTTTCTCGTCAACCTGCCCCTCGGTGCGGTCGTCCTCCTGCCGACGCCCGACCCGCGACCGATCCCACCGGCCTGA